A window of Pullulanibacillus sp. KACC 23026 genomic DNA:
AACCTCGCTCTTTTGCAAAGGTTTGATAAGTATCTATTGTACGAGCGGTATCAATAACCGCGGCCTCACCGTCAGACTCTATTAAATAGGATAAACACCCTTTTCCAAGACGCACAAATTGATAAAGAGCTCCATTTTCTAGATCCGCTATTTTTACCGGCTGTAAATACTCACTCCAAGCCTTCATGCCGCCTTCAAGGTTATAGACTTGATCAAAACCTGCTTCAACAAGCTGTTCCCCTATAAACTCAGAGGAGCCCCCCTTTGCACACACGACGAGTATTGGCTCCGTTTTCGGTAATCGGCTCTCAACTGAATCAACCCCATCTAGCAGGTTGAAATACGGTTCATTGATAATCTCAATGTTTTTTCCTTCAATCTTCCAATCATCAAACTCATCTGTATTTCGAACGTCAAAGATGAATAAACGTTCTTTGTTCATCACGATTTTTGACAATTCTTCAGCTGTCATATGTTTTACAGTCACGTTATCTCCTCCCCTTTTTATTTTTAGAAGGATAGTGTAATATTGGCATCCTTCGCAAATTCAATAAATGTTGCCGCACCGCCTACTTCAATACCTTCAATAAATTGATCTTGATCAAGCTTCATGACATCCATTGTCATTTGACACCCAATTAATTTGACACCCAGGTCCTTCGCCATCTCTAATAATTCTTCAATAGAGGGGACGTTCGATTGTTTAAATCCTTCAATAAAATGCTCTCTGCCTGCTGGTACTGGGAGATTTTTATGCGCTTCTTTATGAATAAGGTTAAGTCCTTCAAATGTAAAGAAAATCCCTACTTCTGCATCTGATGCTGCGGCAGCTGTTGCGATATTAAATACCTTATAAGCATCAAATAATCCACCGTTTGCTGCAATAATCGCTACTTTTGTCATGTTCAATTCCTCCAAATTTATTCTTTATGTTTTTATTGTTATTTTTCAATTG
This region includes:
- a CDS encoding DsrE/DsrF/DrsH-like family protein, whose product is MTKVAIIAANGGLFDAYKVFNIATAAAASDAEVGIFFTFEGLNLIHKEAHKNLPVPAGREHFIEGFKQSNVPSIEELLEMAKDLGVKLIGCQMTMDVMKLDQDQFIEGIEVGGAATFIEFAKDANITLSF